The following are encoded together in the Streptomyces sp. NBC_00358 genome:
- a CDS encoding alginate lyase family protein: protein MTMSAGWYLRRLSRMGPGEIGGRAGDAVRRRRWRSARPDCPAVTGARFTAVLPAGTIAAIPPDAAKRLITEADRLMDGHAEYFGVVRDDLDDPDWWCDPKTGRRAPWGYAFDVPYRNEDAVGDIKQIWELSRHQYLTVLAAAYAITGEERYAERVAGHLRSWWRANAPLRGVHWISGIELGIRLLSWVWIRRLLDGWPGAAGLFEDNPVALSQIWHHQRWLAAFPSRGSSANNHVIAEAAGQFAAACAFGWFPSSARWRADALRSLERHLRANTFESGLNRELATEYHGLVLELGLAAVAEADAAGVPVPESIRLVLLRMTDALAAVVDNRLRPPRQGDADDGHGLVVDGEGTDRWASLLATGDAVFGRLAWWPTVTGTDVRTPLLAALVRPYPEKGTAPAVTRPASRPDHFADAGMTILRGPAEIWCRCDGGPHGFLSIAAHGHADALSVEVRHDGVDVLADPGTYCYHGQPEWRQYFRSTLGHNTLRLDGADQSVSGGPFLWTRHAVSRVLAADTSEASAGGTARWCAEHDGYQSSVHRRRVELTAASQELRVVDEVRGPRRAVELAFHLGPAIAADLTGDRALLTWTRDGEDRSALLDLPGELSWVAHRGESDPPLGWYSAGFGRKEPATTLIGTGFADGAQGFTTVLRFHG, encoded by the coding sequence ATGACCATGAGCGCGGGCTGGTACCTGCGGCGGCTGTCCCGGATGGGGCCGGGGGAGATCGGCGGCCGGGCGGGTGACGCGGTGCGCAGACGGCGGTGGCGGTCGGCGCGGCCCGACTGCCCGGCCGTGACCGGCGCCCGGTTCACCGCGGTACTGCCCGCCGGGACGATCGCCGCGATACCTCCGGACGCCGCGAAGCGTCTCATCACCGAGGCGGACCGGCTGATGGACGGGCACGCCGAGTACTTCGGGGTGGTCCGCGACGATCTCGACGACCCGGACTGGTGGTGCGACCCGAAGACCGGGCGCCGGGCCCCGTGGGGCTACGCCTTCGACGTGCCGTACCGGAACGAGGACGCGGTCGGGGACATCAAGCAGATCTGGGAGCTGTCCCGGCATCAGTACCTCACCGTGCTCGCCGCCGCCTACGCGATCACCGGGGAGGAGCGGTACGCCGAGCGAGTGGCCGGACACCTGCGGTCCTGGTGGAGGGCCAACGCACCGCTGCGCGGCGTGCACTGGATCAGCGGCATCGAGCTGGGCATCCGGCTGCTGTCCTGGGTGTGGATCCGCCGGCTGCTCGACGGCTGGCCGGGCGCGGCCGGGCTGTTCGAGGACAACCCGGTGGCGCTGAGCCAGATCTGGCACCACCAGCGCTGGCTGGCCGCGTTCCCCAGCCGGGGGTCCTCGGCGAACAACCACGTCATCGCCGAGGCCGCCGGGCAGTTCGCCGCGGCCTGCGCGTTCGGGTGGTTCCCCTCCTCGGCGCGTTGGCGGGCCGACGCGCTGCGGTCGCTGGAGCGGCATCTGCGCGCCAACACCTTCGAATCCGGCCTCAACCGCGAGCTGGCCACCGAGTACCACGGTCTGGTGCTGGAGCTCGGCCTGGCCGCGGTGGCCGAGGCGGACGCCGCCGGCGTGCCGGTCCCCGAGTCGATCCGGCTGGTCCTGCTGCGGATGACCGACGCGCTCGCGGCCGTCGTGGACAACCGGCTGCGGCCGCCGCGCCAGGGGGACGCGGACGACGGGCACGGCCTGGTCGTGGACGGCGAGGGCACCGACCGCTGGGCCTCGCTGCTGGCCACCGGGGACGCCGTGTTCGGCCGACTGGCCTGGTGGCCGACGGTGACCGGCACCGACGTGCGCACCCCGCTGCTGGCCGCGCTCGTCCGGCCGTACCCGGAGAAGGGAACCGCACCGGCCGTGACCCGCCCGGCGAGCCGACCGGACCATTTCGCGGACGCGGGCATGACCATCCTGCGCGGCCCGGCGGAGATCTGGTGCCGCTGCGACGGCGGTCCGCACGGCTTCCTCTCCATCGCCGCGCACGGCCACGCGGACGCGCTGTCCGTGGAGGTACGGCACGACGGGGTCGACGTGCTCGCCGACCCCGGGACGTACTGCTACCACGGACAACCCGAGTGGCGGCAGTACTTCCGGTCGACCCTCGGCCACAACACCCTGCGACTGGACGGCGCCGACCAGTCCGTCTCCGGCGGCCCGTTCCTGTGGACCCGGCATGCCGTGAGCCGCGTCCTGGCCGCGGACACGTCCGAGGCCTCCGCCGGGGGGACGGCCCGCTGGTGTGCCGAGCACGACGGCTACCAGTCCTCCGTGCACCGCCGCCGGGTGGAGCTGACGGCCGCGAGCCAGGAGCTGCGGGTGGTCGACGAGGTGCGCGGCCCGCGCCGGGCCGTGGAACTGGCGTTCCACCTCGGACCGGCGATCGCCGCGGACCTGACGGGCGACCGGGCCCTGCTCACCTGGACCCGGGACGGCGAGGACCGTTCCGCGCTGCTCGACCTGCCCGGGGAGCTGAGCTGGGTGGCGCATCGCGGCGAGAGTGACCCGCCGCTGGGCTGGTACTCCGCCGGCTTCGGGCGCAAGGAACCCGCCACGACGCTGATCGGCACGGGCTTCGCCGACGGCGCGCAGGGGTTCACCACCGTACTCAGGTTCCACGGCTAG
- a CDS encoding bi-domain-containing oxidoreductase gives MKQVVQNYKSGELAVLDVPVPGCKPGGVLVRSAYSLISTGTELMKVSEAGMSMLGKARSRPDQVAKVMQSVATNGVPATYRKVMGKLDSYTPLGYSLCGVVEQVGAGIDDVKVGDLVACAGNEHALHAELNWVPKNLYAPVPDGLAPRHAAFGTVGSIAMQGVRQGEPQLGEVALVVGLGLIGQLVVQLLVASGVRVVGADPDPARCALAERLGAAACGDPASAAVEAAVAELTGGHGVDQVYLAAGGGSNQPVELAARLCRDRGRVVDIGKCRLDLPWNAYYEKELDVRFSRSYGPGRYDPEYELEGRDYPIGYVRWTERRNLACFLDLLARGSVDVEPLVSHIADFDDAVETYRRLKDGDLKAVAVLFRYPEQKEDSEEAGETAAPAMAVPAVRRGAGASAPARSAAAPVRLAFVGAGNYATSMLLPHLAQRDGVELSTVVTTTALSAANAQRKFGFAEATTDLDAVLGDDSIDAVFVVTRHSSHAELTRRALLAGKTVFVEKPLALTEDELAGVLAAVEESGNDRLQVGFNRRFAPVLQEAGKRFGTRTGPASLRYLVNAGHLGHGSWYLQQGTEGSRFAGEGGHFIDTASWLLDADPVSVYAVAPSGNEDLQVLLRYPDGSTASISYVTNGAAGFPKETLDLVADGKVLRLDDFVRASVYSDGTAGRKRWVSSRLPKARDKGQSAELAAFVKAVRTGGPMPVPLESLVATTAATLAVQAGLAGGAPVTLARAR, from the coding sequence GTGAAGCAGGTTGTACAGAACTACAAGAGCGGCGAGCTGGCGGTACTCGACGTGCCGGTGCCGGGGTGCAAGCCGGGCGGTGTACTGGTCCGCAGCGCCTACTCGCTGATCTCCACGGGGACCGAGCTCATGAAGGTGTCCGAGGCCGGGATGTCGATGCTGGGCAAGGCCCGCTCCCGGCCGGACCAGGTGGCCAAGGTCATGCAGAGCGTGGCCACCAACGGGGTGCCCGCCACCTACCGCAAGGTGATGGGCAAGCTGGACTCCTACACGCCGCTGGGCTACTCCCTGTGCGGGGTGGTCGAGCAGGTCGGCGCCGGGATCGACGACGTGAAGGTCGGCGACCTCGTGGCCTGCGCCGGCAACGAGCACGCGCTGCACGCCGAGCTGAACTGGGTGCCGAAGAACCTCTACGCCCCGGTGCCGGACGGTCTCGCGCCGCGGCACGCGGCCTTCGGCACCGTCGGGTCGATCGCGATGCAGGGCGTCCGCCAGGGCGAGCCGCAGCTCGGCGAGGTGGCACTGGTCGTCGGCCTCGGGCTGATCGGGCAGCTCGTGGTGCAGCTCCTCGTCGCCTCGGGGGTCCGCGTCGTCGGGGCCGACCCCGACCCGGCGCGCTGCGCACTCGCCGAGCGACTGGGCGCCGCGGCCTGCGGCGATCCCGCCTCCGCGGCCGTGGAAGCCGCCGTCGCCGAACTCACCGGCGGTCACGGCGTGGACCAGGTGTACCTGGCCGCCGGCGGCGGCAGCAACCAGCCCGTCGAGCTGGCCGCCAGGCTCTGCCGGGACCGCGGCCGGGTCGTCGACATCGGCAAGTGCCGCCTGGACCTGCCGTGGAACGCGTACTACGAGAAGGAGCTCGACGTCCGGTTCTCCCGCTCGTACGGCCCCGGGCGCTACGACCCGGAGTACGAGCTCGAAGGCCGGGACTACCCGATCGGCTACGTGCGCTGGACCGAGCGCCGCAACCTGGCGTGCTTCCTCGATCTCCTCGCCCGCGGCAGCGTCGACGTGGAACCGCTGGTCTCCCACATCGCCGACTTCGACGACGCCGTCGAGACGTACCGGCGCCTGAAGGACGGGGATCTGAAGGCCGTGGCCGTGCTGTTCCGGTACCCCGAGCAGAAGGAGGACTCGGAGGAAGCGGGGGAAACGGCAGCCCCGGCGATGGCCGTGCCCGCGGTGCGGCGCGGCGCGGGAGCGTCCGCCCCGGCCCGGTCCGCCGCCGCGCCGGTCCGGCTGGCGTTCGTCGGCGCGGGGAACTACGCGACGTCGATGCTGCTGCCGCACCTGGCACAGCGCGACGGCGTCGAGTTGTCCACGGTCGTCACCACGACGGCGCTGTCCGCGGCCAACGCGCAGCGGAAGTTCGGCTTCGCCGAAGCGACCACCGATCTCGACGCCGTGCTCGGCGACGACTCCATCGACGCCGTGTTCGTCGTCACCCGGCACAGCTCGCACGCCGAACTGACCCGCAGGGCCCTGCTGGCCGGCAAGACGGTGTTCGTGGAGAAGCCGCTGGCGCTCACCGAGGACGAACTGGCCGGTGTGCTCGCGGCGGTGGAGGAGTCCGGCAACGACCGGCTGCAGGTGGGCTTCAACCGCCGGTTCGCGCCGGTGCTGCAGGAGGCCGGGAAGCGGTTCGGTACCCGGACCGGGCCGGCGAGCCTCCGCTACCTGGTCAACGCGGGCCACCTCGGACACGGCAGCTGGTACCTCCAACAGGGCACCGAGGGCTCGCGGTTCGCCGGCGAGGGCGGCCACTTCATCGACACGGCGAGCTGGCTTCTGGACGCCGACCCGGTCTCGGTGTACGCGGTCGCCCCGTCCGGCAACGAGGACCTTCAGGTCCTGCTGCGCTATCCGGACGGATCCACCGCCTCCATCAGCTACGTCACCAACGGCGCTGCCGGATTCCCCAAGGAGACGCTGGACCTGGTCGCGGACGGCAAGGTGCTGCGGCTCGACGACTTCGTCCGTGCCTCGGTGTATTCCGACGGCACGGCCGGCCGTAAGCGGTGGGTCAGTTCGCGGCTGCCCAAGGCCCGCGACAAGGGCCAGTCCGCCGAACTGGCCGCGTTCGTCAAGGCAGTACGTACCGGAGGGCCGATGCCGGTGCCGCTGGAGTCGCTGGTCGCCACGACGGCGGCCACCCTCGCCGTGCAGGCCGGCCTGGCCGGTGGCGCGCCGGTGACGCTGGCGAGGGCACGATGA
- the asnB gene encoding asparagine synthase (glutamine-hydrolyzing): MCGIAGTYRWPDGKAVTDRLTDTLAHRGPDGSGRYSHPLGDGEVHLGHRRLAIVDLSETGAQPMVSGGLVLTYNGELYNAPELRAELAATGVRFRGTSDTEVLLEAWRRWGTDCLPRLRGMFAFGIFDERTGELVLARDQLGIKPLFLLRRGEGLVFASELKALAAVTGGSLEVDHGALVASLLYYWVPDSRCAFREAEKLPPGSWLRFRPDGRVDSGRYWNLKDVAAEGRERYLSGELPDIAAVVEESTRRHLLSDVPVATFLSGGLDSSYLTALAARDRPGISAYTIGFRPEDAKFEAMPDDLRYARQVAERFGVDLHEIEIAPNVLDLLPQMTYHLDEPIGDPAAINTFLICQAAREAGVKVMLSGMGADELFAGYRKHLANLIALRYQRVPRPLRRGLSRAVDRLPVATARRGYRSVRFAKRFLSFADLPEETAFRRSYTMYDQDELLALVDPDLAGTVQDVLTEHADVYQDNDLDDFVNRMCLGDARMFLPGLNLAYTDRSSMAASTEVRVPYVDVEVVRAAFAVPGDRKIVGRQGKAVLKEAATSVLPREIVYRPKGLFSAPLRAWMSRDLAPLVREVVNDGVLVGSGLLRRDALARMVAEDAAGQRDFSKHLWHVLTLEYWYRDATSGSGGNARSAA, translated from the coding sequence ATGTGTGGCATCGCAGGCACCTACCGATGGCCGGACGGGAAGGCCGTGACCGACCGGCTCACCGACACCCTCGCCCACCGCGGTCCGGACGGGTCCGGCCGGTACAGCCACCCCCTCGGTGACGGCGAGGTCCACCTCGGGCACCGTCGGCTGGCCATCGTCGACCTGTCCGAGACCGGCGCCCAGCCGATGGTCTCGGGCGGCCTCGTCCTGACGTACAACGGCGAGCTGTACAACGCGCCCGAACTGCGGGCCGAGCTGGCCGCCACCGGGGTGCGCTTCCGCGGTACCTCCGACACGGAGGTGCTGCTGGAGGCGTGGCGGCGCTGGGGCACGGACTGCCTGCCCCGGCTGCGCGGCATGTTCGCGTTCGGGATCTTCGACGAGCGGACCGGTGAACTGGTGCTCGCCCGGGACCAGTTGGGCATCAAGCCGTTGTTCCTGCTCCGGCGCGGCGAGGGTCTGGTGTTCGCCTCCGAGCTCAAGGCGCTCGCCGCCGTGACCGGTGGTTCGCTGGAGGTGGACCATGGGGCGCTGGTGGCCTCGCTGCTGTACTACTGGGTGCCGGACTCGCGGTGCGCGTTCCGTGAGGCGGAGAAGCTGCCGCCGGGGAGCTGGCTCCGGTTCCGCCCGGACGGCCGGGTGGACAGCGGCCGCTACTGGAACCTCAAGGACGTCGCCGCCGAGGGACGGGAGCGGTACCTCAGCGGCGAACTGCCGGACATCGCCGCCGTCGTCGAGGAGTCGACCCGGCGTCATCTGCTCTCCGACGTACCCGTGGCGACGTTCCTCTCGGGCGGTCTCGACTCCAGCTACCTGACCGCGCTGGCGGCCCGCGACCGGCCCGGGATCTCCGCCTACACGATCGGGTTCCGCCCCGAGGACGCCAAGTTCGAGGCGATGCCGGACGACCTGCGCTACGCCCGGCAGGTCGCCGAGCGGTTCGGCGTCGACCTGCACGAGATCGAGATCGCCCCGAACGTGCTCGACCTGCTGCCGCAGATGACGTACCACCTGGACGAGCCGATCGGCGACCCCGCCGCGATCAACACGTTCCTGATCTGCCAGGCCGCCCGGGAGGCCGGGGTCAAGGTGATGCTCTCCGGGATGGGAGCCGACGAGCTGTTCGCCGGATACCGCAAACACCTGGCGAACCTGATCGCGCTGCGCTACCAGCGCGTCCCGCGGCCTCTGCGGCGGGGCCTGTCCAGGGCCGTGGACCGGCTGCCGGTCGCCACGGCCCGGCGCGGGTACCGGTCGGTGCGTTTCGCGAAGCGGTTCCTCTCCTTCGCCGATCTGCCGGAGGAGACCGCGTTCCGGCGCAGCTACACCATGTACGACCAGGACGAACTGCTCGCCCTGGTCGATCCGGACTTGGCCGGGACGGTCCAGGACGTACTGACCGAGCACGCGGACGTCTACCAGGACAACGACCTCGACGACTTCGTCAACCGCATGTGCCTGGGCGACGCCCGGATGTTCCTGCCCGGCCTGAACCTCGCCTATACGGACCGGTCGAGCATGGCCGCCTCGACCGAGGTGCGGGTGCCGTACGTGGACGTCGAGGTGGTCAGGGCGGCGTTCGCCGTACCCGGCGACCGCAAGATCGTCGGACGGCAGGGCAAGGCCGTCCTCAAGGAGGCGGCCACCTCGGTCCTGCCCCGGGAGATCGTGTACCGGCCCAAGGGCCTGTTCAGCGCCCCGCTGCGGGCCTGGATGAGCCGGGATCTGGCACCGCTGGTGCGCGAGGTGGTCAACGACGGCGTGCTCGTCGGTTCCGGGCTCCTGCGCCGCGACGCGCTGGCGCGCATGGTCGCCGAGGACGCCGCCGGGCAGCGGGACTTCTCCAAGCATCTGTGGCATGTGCTGACCCTCGAGTACTGGTACCGCGACGCGACCTCCGGGTCCGGCGGGAACGCTCGCTCGGCGGCGTAG
- a CDS encoding Wzz/FepE/Etk N-terminal domain-containing protein, whose product MTTSTTSESPAAAPLLDLQALVVAVRRRRRLWCSMALLGLLAGTAVAVLLPPPPTAVAKVLVAHQEDQPNDPGTLIRTDVGLLQTTRIAAQALRSLGSPEKPEDFMRDYGAVGLTNNLLQITVTADTDAQAVARAKALADAFVADHVTRIKDAADAEAKALLDQRDRMQGELAQVNKAIGDGSSQGGPKASANLESLFASRAELTSRITDFSQRAAEARIGTPQLVAGTQVVDAPRAVRTSLPKAAATDAVIGFVLGLALGLAVAAVGTVVADRPVLRRDIAANLGTSVIAELPSRSPRLWKRRRFRTARERLTTSLARLHGSTEPVSLLELGCARSTSVIAMDLARALAAEGPVVVVDDLPGLQLTRHRPRPGDPTVVSGERAGAVSPQERRLGVGSVAPGTAWTDLQYLGTRTVLVVRAGHGSTAWLHTVARQLADQRIAVIGAVLIDPDPRDRTDGTLWDGPSTALRGRSGPPAQQNGTGRRTNERLPMWAARVPDSDQEAR is encoded by the coding sequence GTGACGACGAGTACGACGTCGGAGTCGCCGGCCGCCGCTCCGCTGCTCGACCTGCAGGCGCTGGTGGTGGCGGTGCGCAGGCGGCGCCGCCTCTGGTGCTCCATGGCGCTGCTGGGGCTGCTCGCCGGCACGGCGGTGGCGGTCCTGCTGCCGCCACCGCCGACCGCCGTGGCCAAGGTGCTGGTCGCGCATCAGGAGGACCAGCCGAACGATCCCGGAACGCTGATCCGCACCGACGTGGGGCTGCTGCAGACCACACGGATCGCCGCCCAGGCCCTGCGGTCCCTCGGGTCCCCGGAAAAACCGGAGGACTTCATGCGGGACTACGGGGCTGTCGGCCTGACCAACAACCTGCTGCAGATCACCGTGACGGCTGACACCGACGCGCAGGCGGTGGCCCGCGCCAAGGCGCTGGCCGACGCGTTCGTCGCGGACCATGTCACACGGATCAAGGACGCCGCCGACGCCGAGGCCAAGGCCCTGCTCGACCAGCGTGACCGGATGCAGGGCGAACTCGCCCAGGTCAACAAGGCGATCGGAGACGGGTCGTCGCAGGGCGGGCCGAAGGCGTCGGCGAACCTGGAGTCGCTCTTCGCCAGCCGGGCCGAACTCACCTCACGGATCACCGATTTCAGCCAGCGCGCCGCGGAGGCGCGCATCGGCACGCCCCAACTCGTCGCCGGCACACAGGTCGTGGACGCACCCCGCGCGGTGCGAACCTCCCTGCCCAAAGCCGCCGCCACCGACGCCGTGATCGGGTTCGTCCTCGGACTCGCACTCGGGCTCGCAGTGGCCGCGGTCGGCACGGTGGTGGCGGACCGCCCCGTGCTCCGCCGGGACATCGCGGCGAACCTCGGCACCTCGGTCATCGCCGAACTGCCCAGCCGGTCGCCCAGGTTGTGGAAGCGCCGACGGTTCCGGACGGCACGCGAACGGCTCACCACGTCACTGGCCCGGCTGCACGGCTCCACGGAACCGGTGTCGCTGCTGGAACTGGGCTGCGCGCGCAGTACCAGCGTGATCGCGATGGACCTCGCCAGGGCACTGGCGGCGGAGGGGCCGGTGGTCGTCGTCGACGATCTGCCCGGCCTGCAGCTCACCAGGCACCGCCCGAGACCAGGAGACCCGACCGTGGTCAGCGGCGAACGGGCCGGGGCCGTGTCCCCCCAGGAACGCCGGCTCGGGGTCGGGTCGGTGGCGCCCGGCACGGCGTGGACCGACCTCCAGTACCTCGGCACCCGGACCGTGCTCGTCGTGCGCGCCGGACACGGCAGCACCGCATGGCTGCACACCGTGGCGCGGCAGCTCGCGGACCAGCGCATCGCGGTGATCGGCGCGGTGCTGATCGACCCCGATCCGCGTGACCGGACCGACGGCACGCTGTGGGACGGGCCGTCCACCGCGCTGCGCGGCCGGAGCGGGCCGCCGGCCCAGCAGAACGGGACGGGCCGCCGGACGAACGAGCGGCTGCCGATGTGGGCGGCACGCGTCCCGGACAGCGACCAGGAGGCGCGCTAG
- a CDS encoding Wzz/FepE/Etk N-terminal domain-containing protein, giving the protein MNDDTIRLVTIGRIVRRRWRLLTILAVVGALVGYGASFLFPPRYTTSASVLLPGAWEERELLTQTEVATSSVVIDRAAATLHWHGVNGSALQDRVTAKAADGNIIKISGTADTPKRAQQLSDEVARQFVTFAARIVDDNTDPEAAGQLEALQQMVVQTNRHITDLADAADPGQTVEGVQTRTELEKLRTSLQEAITKLDQAGPAANKANMVVMGSAARPTGEAPPTRTQLIAGGALLFFLLAVIGHLTAVRMSRRLRSEPEISAALGSTLLGTVDVPGGRSAHRPEGRGTRTRIRRLLGVDIRWDMPTPQSSGDEASRQIRYRRVCSRLRDQLPSPRRLLVLVPEGDEIARRAAGQLVAEAGNDPMLRVVGVSASQPLVPDRDNESGALVVLGAGAWTAAELAGIAEACADAKHEVVGIVLAGAVRARAKQTAGRTRDAATPVLAVGNDVKGSSG; this is encoded by the coding sequence TTGAACGACGACACGATACGCCTGGTCACGATCGGGCGGATTGTCCGCCGCCGCTGGCGGCTTCTCACGATCCTCGCCGTGGTGGGTGCGCTCGTCGGCTACGGCGCCTCCTTCCTGTTTCCGCCGCGGTACACGACGTCGGCGTCGGTACTGCTGCCGGGGGCGTGGGAGGAGCGCGAGCTGCTGACCCAGACGGAGGTGGCGACCAGTTCGGTGGTGATCGACCGCGCGGCCGCCACGCTCCACTGGCACGGGGTCAACGGCAGCGCGCTGCAGGATCGGGTGACCGCCAAGGCCGCCGACGGGAACATCATCAAGATCTCGGGCACGGCCGACACCCCGAAGCGCGCACAGCAGCTCTCCGACGAGGTGGCCCGGCAGTTCGTCACCTTCGCCGCGCGGATCGTGGACGACAACACCGACCCCGAAGCGGCGGGGCAGCTGGAGGCACTGCAGCAGATGGTGGTGCAGACGAACCGCCACATCACCGACCTGGCCGACGCGGCCGATCCGGGGCAGACCGTGGAGGGCGTGCAGACCCGCACCGAGCTGGAGAAGCTGCGCACCTCGCTGCAGGAGGCCATCACCAAACTGGACCAGGCCGGCCCGGCCGCCAACAAGGCCAACATGGTCGTCATGGGGTCGGCCGCCCGGCCGACCGGCGAGGCACCGCCGACGAGGACGCAGCTCATCGCCGGCGGGGCACTGCTCTTCTTCCTGCTCGCCGTCATCGGCCATCTCACCGCCGTACGGATGAGCCGCCGGCTGCGGAGCGAACCGGAGATCTCCGCCGCGCTGGGCTCGACGCTGCTGGGCACCGTCGACGTGCCCGGTGGACGGTCCGCGCACCGGCCGGAGGGCCGTGGCACCCGGACCCGGATCCGCAGGCTGCTGGGTGTGGACATCCGGTGGGACATGCCGACCCCTCAGTCGTCGGGCGACGAGGCGAGCAGGCAGATCCGCTACCGGCGGGTGTGCTCCCGCCTCCGGGACCAACTGCCGTCCCCCCGACGTCTGTTGGTCCTCGTCCCGGAGGGCGACGAGATCGCCCGCCGGGCCGCCGGGCAGCTCGTCGCCGAGGCCGGGAACGATCCGATGCTGCGGGTGGTGGGGGTCTCGGCCTCCCAGCCACTGGTGCCGGACCGCGACAACGAGTCCGGTGCCCTGGTCGTGCTCGGCGCGGGCGCCTGGACCGCGGCCGAGCTCGCCGGTATCGCCGAGGCCTGTGCGGACGCCAAGCACGAGGTCGTCGGCATCGTCCTCGCCGGCGCGGTCCGGGCCCGTGCCAAGCAAACCGCCGGCCGTACTCGGGATGCCGCCACGCCGGTGCTCGCGGTGGGCAACGACGTGAAGGGAAGTTCAGGGTGA
- a CDS encoding glycosyltransferase family 4 protein: MLGNTTSGERHGRRALILVENLSVPFDRRVWQECTTLRDAGWKVHVICPQGSKRDTEPEAEIDGVRIHRYPLRAATGGPAGYLREYGSALWHTFRLARKVGPVDVVHACNPPDLLFLPALWLKRRGARFVFDQHDLVPELYLSRFDRGKDLLYRAVCALERRTYRAADVVLATNESYKDTAVRRGGRRPEDVFVVRSAPDTDRFHPVPPEPELKRGKPHLLCYLGVMGPQDGVDYALRALAKLRDELGRTDWHAVFVGAGDTFDAMVELSRRLGLSEQVQFTGRIPDADLVRYLSTADVCLSPDPRNPLNDVSTMNKVLEYMVMGRPVVSFDLREARVSAGDAAVYAPANDEAEFAGLIALLLDDPEKRAWMGKTGQERINGPLSWRNSQRSLLAAYAAACRDGAPVPTAGPDRPGRRPQR; encoded by the coding sequence TTGCTTGGTAACACGACCAGCGGCGAACGGCACGGCAGGCGTGCGCTGATCCTGGTGGAGAACCTGTCGGTGCCGTTCGACCGGCGGGTGTGGCAGGAATGCACGACACTGCGCGACGCGGGATGGAAGGTGCACGTCATCTGTCCCCAGGGCAGTAAGCGGGACACCGAGCCGGAGGCGGAGATCGACGGGGTGCGGATCCACCGCTACCCGTTGCGCGCCGCCACCGGAGGGCCGGCCGGCTACCTGCGGGAGTACGGATCGGCGCTGTGGCACACGTTCCGGCTGGCCCGGAAGGTCGGCCCGGTCGACGTGGTCCACGCCTGCAACCCGCCCGACCTGCTGTTCCTGCCGGCACTGTGGCTGAAGCGGCGCGGAGCGCGGTTCGTCTTCGACCAGCACGACCTGGTACCCGAGCTGTACCTCTCCCGGTTCGACCGCGGCAAGGATCTGCTCTACCGCGCCGTGTGCGCGCTGGAACGGCGGACCTACCGGGCGGCGGACGTCGTGCTCGCCACGAACGAGAGCTACAAGGACACCGCGGTGCGCCGCGGCGGCCGGCGGCCCGAGGACGTCTTCGTGGTGCGCAGCGCGCCCGACACCGACCGGTTCCACCCCGTACCGCCCGAGCCGGAACTGAAGCGTGGCAAGCCTCATCTGCTGTGCTACCTCGGCGTCATGGGCCCGCAGGACGGCGTCGACTACGCCTTGCGGGCGCTCGCGAAGCTGCGCGACGAGCTCGGACGGACCGACTGGCACGCGGTGTTCGTCGGCGCCGGTGACACCTTCGACGCGATGGTGGAACTGTCCCGGCGGCTCGGGCTCTCGGAGCAGGTGCAGTTCACCGGGCGCATTCCGGACGCCGACCTGGTGCGCTACCTGTCCACCGCGGACGTGTGCCTCTCCCCCGACCCGCGCAATCCGCTCAACGACGTGTCGACCATGAACAAGGTCCTGGAGTACATGGTGATGGGCCGGCCGGTCGTCTCGTTCGACCTGCGGGAGGCGCGGGTCTCCGCCGGTGACGCCGCCGTCTACGCGCCCGCGAACGACGAGGCCGAGTTCGCCGGGCTCATCGCGCTGCTGCTGGACGATCCGGAGAAGCGGGCCTGGATGGGCAAGACCGGCCAGGAGCGGATCAACGGGCCGCTCTCCTGGCGGAACTCCCAGCGCTCGCTGCTCGCCGCCTACGCCGCTGCCTGCCGTGACGGCGCTCCGGTGCCGACGGCCGGCCCGGACCGGCCCGGGCGGAGGCCGCAGCGTTGA